One region of Microbacterium rhizosphaerae genomic DNA includes:
- a CDS encoding amylo-alpha-1,6-glucosidase yields the protein MTDAETLAFDIAEIPFSYRGSWLNLSPVVGLHETAEDVHLVTHTGGMHAIFRLVVDAGGPAPRTDVWATPTTLTWVTQEGMVEAVFESVRAIRFRGRGLGLRFVAPDELTPFTGGYLFRDPSDGAVTLTSYESGRRYRFTVLTGSPVVQGEKRTGAAARALIFGPQAEWEVVLEEISTAADPLRTHADFDTTAAERAREFDGYARALLAGIPESATATKAAYVMWSATVSPAGFVGREAILMSKHWMDKVWSWDHCFNAIALAAADTDAALDQFLLPFDHQTSSGAIPDSVAHSEVLYNFVKPPIHGWAFALLRKRASRPLTAGELTDVYERLSSWTRFWLDHRRKPGHALPYYQHGNDSGWDNATTFDRDRVIESPDLTAFLLLQLDELVGLARELERPSSEWDIAARELETALLAQLWTGAGFVARSVDDRGACGQTSLLTAMPIVLGERLPADIAEKLCARIMQHLTPWGPATELPESTLYESDGYWRGPIWAPSTLLVEDGLRRAGHVEPADRISDSFRAVCERSGFAENFDARTGSGLRDRAYTWTAAAYLILAADEAARTTSRPATDRTGAR from the coding sequence GTGACCGACGCAGAGACGCTCGCCTTCGACATCGCCGAGATCCCGTTCTCGTACCGGGGGTCCTGGCTGAACCTGTCACCCGTCGTCGGCTTGCACGAGACAGCCGAGGACGTGCATCTGGTGACCCATACCGGCGGGATGCACGCCATCTTCCGCCTCGTCGTGGATGCCGGCGGCCCGGCGCCGCGCACGGACGTGTGGGCGACGCCCACCACCCTCACGTGGGTGACGCAGGAGGGCATGGTCGAGGCCGTCTTCGAGAGCGTGCGCGCGATCCGGTTCCGCGGGCGAGGACTGGGACTGCGTTTCGTCGCCCCCGACGAGCTCACCCCGTTCACCGGCGGATATCTCTTCCGCGACCCGTCGGACGGTGCCGTGACGCTCACGAGCTACGAGTCGGGTCGGCGCTACCGCTTCACCGTCCTCACCGGCTCCCCCGTCGTTCAGGGCGAGAAGCGCACGGGCGCGGCTGCGCGGGCGCTGATCTTCGGCCCGCAGGCGGAATGGGAGGTGGTGCTCGAGGAGATCAGCACGGCGGCGGATCCCCTGCGGACGCACGCGGACTTCGACACGACCGCGGCGGAGCGCGCGCGCGAGTTCGACGGATACGCGCGCGCCCTGCTGGCGGGCATCCCGGAGTCCGCAACGGCGACCAAGGCGGCCTACGTGATGTGGTCGGCGACGGTCTCGCCCGCAGGATTCGTCGGACGCGAGGCCATCCTCATGTCCAAGCACTGGATGGACAAGGTCTGGAGCTGGGATCACTGCTTCAACGCCATCGCGCTCGCCGCGGCGGACACGGATGCGGCCCTCGACCAGTTCCTGCTGCCGTTCGATCATCAGACCTCGAGCGGGGCCATCCCGGATTCCGTGGCGCACTCGGAAGTGCTCTACAACTTCGTCAAACCGCCCATCCACGGCTGGGCGTTCGCGCTGCTGCGCAAGAGGGCTTCGCGGCCGCTCACCGCGGGCGAGCTCACCGACGTGTACGAGCGACTGAGCTCCTGGACGAGGTTCTGGCTGGACCACCGCAGGAAGCCGGGGCATGCGCTGCCCTACTACCAGCACGGCAACGACAGCGGATGGGACAACGCCACGACGTTCGACCGTGATCGGGTCATCGAGTCCCCCGATCTCACAGCCTTCCTGCTGCTGCAGCTCGACGAACTCGTGGGCCTGGCCCGGGAGCTCGAGCGGCCGTCATCGGAATGGGACATCGCGGCGCGCGAGCTGGAGACCGCTCTTCTGGCACAGCTCTGGACCGGTGCCGGCTTCGTCGCCCGCTCCGTCGACGACCGCGGCGCGTGCGGGCAGACCAGCCTGCTGACGGCGATGCCGATCGTGCTCGGCGAGCGACTGCCGGCGGACATCGCCGAGAAGCTCTGTGCCCGGATCATGCAGCACCTCACGCCGTGGGGTCCGGCAACGGAACTGCCGGAGTCCACGCTGTACGAATCCGACGGCTACTGGCGCGGACCGATCTGGGCTCCGTCGACCCTCCTCGTCGAAGACGGCCTGCGCCGCGCCGGGCACGTCGAGCCGGCCGATCGGATCAGCGACTCCTTCCGGGCGGTGTGCGAGCGGTCCGGGTTCGCGGAGAACTTCGATGCCCGCACCGGCAGCGGCCTGCGCGACCGGGCGTACACCTGGACCGCCGCGGCCTACCTGATCCTCGCCGCCGACGAAGCCGCGCGCACGACCTCCCGCCCCGCGACCGACCGCACAGGAGCACGATGA
- a CDS encoding glycoside hydrolase family 127 protein yields the protein MTDTLASARTGGPVSPTRSRLRPLAQDEIRLTGGFWGSKQDLNADAIIDHCLTWMERTGWLANFDRAANGTVAEHRDGIEFVDSEVYKLLEAMAWELGRTPTPVLEETYAALVARVFAAQEADGYLHTAFGRAGQRPRYSDLEWGHELYCFGHLFQAAVARIRTGHDDEIVDVARRLADHVYLEFGPDGRDAICGHPEIETALAELGRALDVPRYLELAGLLLDRRGRRRLKTTLFQSSEYFLDDVPVREADILRGHAVRAMYLAAGAVDIATEFDDAELLAAVERQWARTVATRTYVTGGVGAHHQNEEFGNDFELPADRAYAETCAAIGSIMLSWRLLLQTGEGKYADLIERTLLNAVLVSPRADGRAFYYANTLHQRTLGAMPAEDELSERAEATVRAPWFEVSCCPTNVARTLASVSSYFATSTSDGIQIHQFGEASIRTTTGTGTRVDVLMRAAEYPFEGTIVLDVSSDDEVEISVRIPSWAATDATVRFGDRDVLVGDGYARIRARFDGTQPIEVELPMAPRFVYPDPAIDALRGTVAIERGPLVLCAESTDLPADVALDAIRVMDAQPATATDRGAEAWFSVSRRSPADWPYTGSPVTVSDERRIHLALHPYFAWANRGPSMMRVFIPIGRH from the coding sequence ATGACCGACACGCTTGCCAGCGCCCGCACCGGCGGCCCGGTGAGCCCCACGCGATCACGGCTGCGCCCCCTCGCGCAGGACGAGATCCGCCTCACGGGGGGCTTCTGGGGGTCGAAACAGGACCTCAACGCCGACGCGATCATCGACCATTGCCTGACGTGGATGGAACGCACGGGATGGCTCGCCAATTTCGATCGGGCCGCGAACGGGACGGTCGCAGAGCATCGCGACGGCATCGAGTTCGTCGACTCGGAGGTCTACAAGCTGCTCGAAGCGATGGCGTGGGAACTCGGACGCACGCCCACGCCTGTCCTCGAGGAGACGTACGCCGCACTGGTGGCGCGCGTCTTCGCAGCCCAAGAAGCCGACGGATACCTTCACACCGCCTTCGGGCGCGCGGGGCAGCGTCCGCGCTACTCGGATCTCGAATGGGGGCACGAGCTGTACTGCTTCGGGCATCTCTTCCAGGCCGCGGTCGCGCGGATCCGCACCGGGCACGACGATGAGATCGTCGATGTCGCACGTCGACTCGCAGATCACGTGTACCTCGAATTCGGGCCCGATGGGCGCGATGCGATCTGCGGACATCCCGAGATCGAAACCGCGCTCGCCGAGCTCGGCCGTGCGCTCGACGTCCCTCGCTACCTCGAACTGGCCGGGCTCCTCCTCGATCGGCGCGGTCGGCGACGCCTGAAGACGACGCTGTTCCAGAGCAGCGAGTACTTCCTGGACGACGTTCCCGTACGGGAGGCCGACATCCTCCGCGGCCACGCCGTCCGTGCGATGTACCTGGCGGCGGGCGCCGTCGACATCGCCACGGAATTCGATGACGCGGAACTCCTCGCGGCGGTCGAACGCCAGTGGGCCCGCACCGTCGCGACACGCACCTACGTCACGGGAGGTGTGGGCGCGCACCATCAGAACGAGGAATTCGGCAACGACTTCGAGCTTCCTGCCGACCGGGCGTACGCCGAGACCTGCGCGGCGATCGGATCGATCATGCTCAGCTGGCGACTTCTGCTGCAGACAGGGGAGGGCAAGTACGCCGATCTGATCGAGCGGACCCTCCTGAACGCCGTCCTCGTCTCTCCGCGTGCGGACGGAAGGGCGTTCTACTACGCGAACACGCTGCACCAGCGCACCCTCGGCGCCATGCCTGCGGAGGACGAGCTCAGCGAGCGCGCGGAGGCCACCGTTCGTGCGCCGTGGTTCGAAGTGTCCTGCTGCCCCACCAACGTGGCGCGAACCCTCGCGAGCGTCTCGTCCTATTTCGCCACCAGCACCTCCGACGGAATCCAGATCCATCAGTTCGGCGAGGCGAGCATTCGAACGACGACGGGGACCGGCACCCGCGTCGATGTGCTCATGCGCGCGGCCGAGTACCCGTTCGAGGGCACGATCGTGCTCGACGTCTCGTCCGACGACGAGGTCGAGATCAGCGTACGGATACCCTCATGGGCGGCGACCGACGCAACCGTGAGATTCGGCGACCGGGACGTCCTGGTCGGTGACGGATATGCGCGCATCCGCGCGCGCTTCGACGGAACCCAGCCGATCGAGGTCGAACTGCCGATGGCGCCGCGATTCGTCTACCCCGACCCGGCCATCGACGCGCTGCGCGGGACGGTCGCGATCGAGCGCGGGCCGCTGGTCCTGTGCGCGGAATCCACGGACCTCCCCGCGGACGTCGCCCTCGACGCCATCCGCGTGATGGATGCGCAGCCGGCCACCGCGACGGACCGCGGCGCCGAGGCGTGGTTCTCGGTCTCGAGGAGATCTCCTGCGGACTGGCCGTACACGGGCTCACCGGTCACCGTGAGCGACGAACGGCGGATACATCTCGCTCTCCATCCGTACTTCGCCTGGGCGAACCGGGGGCCGAGCATGATGCGGGTCTTCATCCCGATCGGTCGACACTGA
- a CDS encoding SRPBCC family protein, whose translation MDARYHFVTTYRLTGKATRVWDVLRDVEGWARWWPGLESVRLIRAPNGREGVGAVHRYVVRAPVGYRFAYETEVTAIEPMRYVDAVARGELAGRGRVAMEPPAGEDVTVWIAWLVETPKRWMRVLSPIARPAFAWNHHRLMNGFGTGLASASGMLLVSTEHAELSPRQPGFWVMPEPAR comes from the coding sequence ATGGATGCTCGGTATCACTTCGTCACCACCTACCGCCTCACGGGGAAGGCGACCAGGGTGTGGGACGTGCTGCGCGACGTCGAGGGGTGGGCGCGCTGGTGGCCCGGGCTCGAGAGCGTCAGGCTGATCCGCGCGCCGAACGGTCGTGAGGGAGTCGGGGCGGTGCACCGCTACGTCGTCCGCGCGCCTGTCGGCTACCGCTTCGCGTACGAGACCGAGGTCACGGCCATCGAGCCGATGCGATATGTGGATGCCGTGGCCCGCGGCGAGCTGGCCGGACGCGGCCGCGTCGCCATGGAGCCGCCCGCCGGCGAGGACGTGACGGTCTGGATCGCGTGGCTCGTCGAAACACCCAAGCGATGGATGCGGGTGCTCTCGCCCATCGCGCGACCGGCGTTCGCGTGGAATCATCACCGCCTGATGAACGGGTTCGGCACGGGTCTGGCATCCGCATCCGGAATGCTCCTCGTGTCCACCGAGCACGCTGAGCTGTCGCCGCGGCAGCCGGGCTTCTGGGTGATGCCCGAGCCGGCCCGCTGA
- the dcd gene encoding dCTP deaminase, with protein sequence MLLSDGDIRREIESERIGLSPWDADMVQPSSVDVRLDRYFRLFDNHKYPFIDPALDQPDLTHLVEVEPDEPFILHPGEFALGSTFEQVTLPDDIAARLEGKSSLGRLGLLTHSTAGFIDPGFSGHVTLELSNVATLPIKLWPGMKIGQMCFFRLSSPAENPYGTGSYGNRYQGQRGPTASRSFQRFHVTDVGVSDAGSQGH encoded by the coding sequence GTGCTGCTGTCTGACGGGGATATCCGCCGCGAGATCGAGTCCGAACGCATCGGCCTGTCCCCGTGGGATGCCGACATGGTGCAGCCCTCGAGCGTCGACGTGCGGCTCGACCGGTACTTCCGCCTGTTCGACAACCACAAGTACCCGTTCATCGATCCGGCGCTCGACCAGCCCGACCTCACGCACCTCGTCGAGGTCGAGCCCGACGAGCCGTTCATCCTGCACCCGGGCGAGTTCGCTCTCGGGTCGACCTTCGAGCAGGTGACGCTGCCCGACGACATCGCGGCGCGCCTCGAGGGCAAGTCGTCGCTGGGACGCCTCGGGCTGCTCACGCACTCGACCGCCGGATTCATCGACCCGGGCTTCTCGGGGCACGTGACACTGGAGCTCTCGAACGTCGCGACGCTGCCCATCAAGCTCTGGCCGGGGATGAAGATCGGGCAGATGTGTTTCTTCCGCCTCTCGTCGCCGGCCGAGAACCCCTACGGCACGGGGTCATACGGCAACCGGTACCAGGGCCAGCGGGGGCCGACGGCATCCCGTTCGTTCCAGCGGTTCCACGTCACGGACGTCGGGGTGTCGGATGCCGGTTCCCAGGGGCACTGA
- a CDS encoding 2'-5' RNA ligase family protein → MKRPDTVGMGSASARSLWVVVALFEAVTPGMSFSRREWPPHVTLASPFVVEAPAEDLARAVESAGGDEWPLRVRFGGRAMFGARHDVPVQLVESADVVALHERLAVVLETMPGFVARDPRHWRQGYRPHMTHVPTVAVHTGDSRELRSMALAELAGPTATVIAAFDGSRM, encoded by the coding sequence GTGAAGCGTCCGGACACCGTGGGCATGGGGAGCGCGTCGGCTCGGAGCCTGTGGGTCGTGGTCGCGCTGTTCGAGGCGGTGACGCCCGGGATGTCGTTCAGCCGCCGCGAGTGGCCGCCCCACGTCACGCTGGCCTCGCCCTTCGTCGTCGAGGCACCGGCCGAAGATCTCGCCAGAGCGGTGGAATCAGCCGGCGGTGACGAATGGCCGCTGCGCGTCCGGTTCGGTGGTCGGGCGATGTTCGGCGCCCGCCACGACGTCCCCGTGCAGCTGGTGGAATCCGCCGACGTCGTCGCCCTGCATGAGCGCCTGGCCGTCGTTCTCGAGACGATGCCCGGCTTCGTCGCCCGTGATCCGCGGCACTGGCGACAGGGCTACCGGCCGCACATGACGCACGTGCCGACGGTCGCCGTCCACACGGGGGACTCCCGCGAGCTTCGGTCCATGGCGCTCGCCGAGCTCGCGGGTCCCACTGCGACCGTCATCGCCGCGTTCGACGGTTCTCGGATGTGA